In Chromatiaceae bacterium, a single genomic region encodes these proteins:
- a CDS encoding YcgN family cysteine cluster protein: MSRSQPADWWHKPLAEMSQEEWESLCDGCAKCCLYRLEDADTREIYYTNVHCRLLDSETGRCRDYAHRAARVPDCVTITFDLLQDPYWLPRTCAYRLLAEGRDLPAWHPLISGTRDSVARAGQRACRRAISEDEAGDLEDHLVDWIE, from the coding sequence ATGTCAAGAAGCCAGCCGGCCGACTGGTGGCACAAGCCACTCGCCGAGATGAGCCAAGAAGAATGGGAATCGCTGTGCGACGGTTGCGCGAAATGCTGCCTGTACCGGCTCGAGGACGCGGACACGCGCGAGATCTATTACACCAACGTCCACTGCCGCCTCCTCGATTCTGAAACCGGCCGCTGCCGCGACTATGCGCACAGAGCGGCCCGCGTACCGGACTGCGTGACGATCACCTTCGACCTGTTGCAGGACCCGTACTGGCTGCCGCGCACCTGCGCCTACCGCCTGCTCGCCGAGGGACGCGACCTGCCGGCATGGCACCCGTTGATATCGGGCACCCGAGACAGCGTGGCGCGCGCCGGCCAGCGGGCCTGCCGGCGCGCGATCAGCGAAGACGAGGCCGGCGACCTCGAAGACCACCTGGTGGACTGGATCGAATGA
- a CDS encoding YqcC family protein: protein MELRAQDRWDLEPPSPQALRSEQPFAVDTLSFDQWLQWILLPRLHDLLCRQLPLPTNCAIRPMAEEMYENDDAGGARLIVILGHIDTLLSDRDAGLN, encoded by the coding sequence ATGGAACTGCGCGCGCAGGACCGCTGGGATCTCGAACCCCCATCGCCACAGGCGCTGCGCAGCGAGCAACCGTTTGCGGTGGACACGCTGAGCTTCGACCAGTGGCTGCAGTGGATCCTGCTACCGCGGCTGCACGACCTGCTGTGCCGCCAGCTACCATTGCCGACCAATTGTGCGATCCGGCCGATGGCCGAAGAGATGTACGAGAACGACGATGCCGGCGGTGCTCGCCTGATCGTGATCCTCGGTCACATCGACACCTTATTAAGTGATCGCGACGCGGGCCTCAATTAG
- the xerD gene encoding site-specific tyrosine recombinase XerD, translating into MERGLSANTLQAYQSDLRDCARWLHDGSADLLAARRDQLLGYLAAAVDAALHPRTSARRLSSLRQFYRWAVREQLVASDPSAQIDAPRLGRPLPKSLSEAEVERLLSAPDFGTAEGVRDRAMLEVLYATGLRVSELVGLQPDQLNLAHGVVRVVGKGGKERLVPLGDEAVEWVDRFVGTARPELLSGRPCGALFPTRRGAGMTRQAFWYRIKKHAQSAGIRQALSPHTLRHAFATHLVNHGADLRVVQLLLGHSALSTTQIYTHVARERLRALHARHHPRG; encoded by the coding sequence ATGGAGCGCGGCCTGTCCGCGAATACCCTGCAGGCCTACCAGTCCGATCTGAGGGACTGCGCGCGCTGGTTGCATGACGGCTCGGCGGATCTCCTCGCTGCGCGGCGCGACCAGTTGCTCGGATATCTGGCGGCCGCGGTCGACGCGGCCCTGCATCCGCGCACCAGTGCGCGGCGTCTGTCGAGCCTGCGTCAATTCTACCGGTGGGCGGTGCGTGAACAGCTGGTCGCGTCCGACCCGAGCGCGCAGATCGATGCGCCGCGGCTTGGTCGTCCCTTGCCCAAGTCGTTGAGTGAGGCCGAGGTGGAAAGGTTACTGTCGGCACCCGATTTCGGCACCGCCGAAGGGGTGCGCGATCGCGCGATGCTCGAGGTCCTGTATGCCACGGGCTTGAGGGTCTCCGAGCTCGTCGGTCTGCAGCCTGATCAGCTCAATCTCGCGCACGGCGTGGTGCGCGTGGTGGGCAAAGGTGGCAAGGAGCGGTTGGTGCCGTTGGGCGACGAGGCAGTCGAGTGGGTAGACCGTTTCGTCGGTACCGCGCGGCCGGAATTGCTGAGTGGACGGCCCTGCGGCGCACTGTTTCCCACGCGACGTGGTGCGGGGATGACGCGCCAGGCGTTTTGGTATCGGATCAAAAAGCATGCTCAGAGCGCCGGTATCCGCCAGGCGCTCTCGCCCCACACGCTGCGGCACGCCTTCGCGACCCATCTGGTCAATCACGGCGCGGACCTGCGCGTGGTGCAGCTGCTGCTCGGCCACAGCGCGCTGTCGACGACCCAGATCTACACACACGTCGCCCGCGAGCGGTTGCGTGCGCTGCACGCCCGGCACCACCCGCGTGGCTGA